A stretch of Candidatus Symbiobacter mobilis CR DNA encodes these proteins:
- a CDS encoding type II toxin-antitoxin system VapC family toxin: MLLIDTNVLVDVLENDPEWADWSIGQLRAQSKVHRLAINPIIYSELSLTFSTVEALDETIEQLGLVLIELPRPALFLAGKAFVRYRQQGGTKSNVLGDFFIGAHAAVSGHPVLTRDTRRYAAYFPGVTLIAPSVTT, from the coding sequence ATGTTGCTGATCGATACCAACGTATTGGTGGACGTTCTGGAAAACGATCCGGAATGGGCGGACTGGTCCATTGGCCAACTGCGCGCGCAATCGAAAGTTCACCGGCTGGCGATCAACCCGATCATCTACTCCGAACTGTCGCTGACCTTTTCGACCGTTGAGGCACTGGACGAAACAATCGAGCAGTTAGGGCTGGTGCTGATTGAGTTACCGCGCCCGGCATTGTTCCTCGCCGGCAAGGCTTTTGTACGTTACCGCCAACAAGGCGGGACGAAGAGCAATGTTCTCGGCGATTTTTTCATCGGTGCGCACGCAGCAGTGTCAGGTCATCCAGTCCTGACCCGCGATACGCGCCGCTACGCCGCATATTTCCCTGGCGTAACGCTAATTGCGCCAAGCGTCACCACATGA
- a CDS encoding AbrB/MazE/SpoVT family DNA-binding domain-containing protein — protein sequence MSTTLTSKGQVTIPKQIRDALNLAPGCSVDFAVNREGDVVIHKVGVRLSRKPDHFESARGKADVKWRTDDLMALLRGEG from the coding sequence ATGTCGACGACACTTACCAGCAAGGGTCAGGTCACCATCCCCAAGCAGATTCGCGATGCGCTGAATCTGGCACCCGGTTGTTCGGTAGATTTTGCGGTCAATCGTGAAGGGGATGTCGTCATTCACAAGGTAGGCGTACGGCTCAGTCGCAAGCCCGACCACTTCGAATCGGCCCGTGGTAAGGCAGATGTCAAATGGCGAACTGACGACCTGATGGCGCTACTGCGTGGCGAAGGCTGA